The window CTCAGTCAAAAGCTGGAGGGTGTCCTTCAGCCATCGACTGCAGAGAGGTGATTCATTTCAGCTGCTGATTTCCAACATACAGACACAGATTTCCAGAGCAAAACTTTATCCTGATGTCCTGCTTGAATTAGGCGATATTGTATTTGCAACTATGCTTTACATATTTGCTTTATATCAAGTGAGTCATGAAAAACAGGTATCACAGAATCTTGGAAGTTCCCTCACTTATCCAGTTTCCTCTTCAATCATTGATCATAAAGGAAATGGATGAACTACAAATTCTAACAATAGTGATATCCTCTTTAGAAGTGTTTGATGTTAATCCTGGATATCAGAAATGGAAAATTTTCATTCTAGGCATTAAGATCCCTCAAAGCTAaggagagatttttttaaatccttgaaaTGTACACTCAATATTTGAGCTGGTTTAGCTAAAATCAAACCCAACAAAATATTCTTGCAAATAACTGCACAAATATGCTCCTAATGACCACAATGTGAACGTTATTTCAAAGGGACTCTTCGTTTATTCAGGAAGAAACAGTGAGGATACTTCTGCAATGGTTAAGGGGCATGCTTTTAAGATTCTCTTTCTTATCATCTGAGTCTGTATGGCCTCCTTGCTTTCTGccattctggtttcctccaagaATTATGTGTTATACCACTCTTCTAGCACTGACCTTCTTTCTGATCATAATCAatagctacactctcagctactTTACATCCCTGTAACTGTTCCCCTTTAACCTCCATGCTGCTTTCAAAAATTGTCCTGAAATATCTTCTCCAATTATACTTCAGGTCCTCATTATTTTCTTCCTTGTTCAGCCTGAACTTATTTTACACTACGCTGAAAGCATTTGTTCTGAGATGGTTACATAAATGTAAGTTCACTGAAATTGCCACTCAGATATCTAACCTGTTGCATTCTTACCTAAATGTCAATACCAAGAAAATGTTATTTGTTTTAGTTCAGAGTTAATATCTATGTTCTCATTAAAAATGTGATGAGTGTAAAACAGCACAGCAAATAATTGATTTTAATTCTATTAAAACTGTAATCTATATTATTTTGCTGAATTagttttgttgctttttaaatctTAACTCCACACTGTTCATGCAGATTACCAGTCACAGCCACATGTTCCTGAAGTACATCTTCTCGCCACACGGTTTCATTGGTGTCTGAGATGTAACCAAGACTCCTGAATACACGTTCACTTTCCTGCCAAGTCTTTTGAAAATTCTTCAGCAGTTCTTCTGGTGTTTCACCCTTCGATATATCTAATAACTGTCCAGAAATGACATCGTCATAGGTTGGTGGTGCATGCCTGGAATCAACTCCGGAAAAGCCTTTGGAGTGTTGAATGTTGCTTCGAGACCCAATTGCTTTAGTTTCAAAGTTATCCACACGTGTAAACTGCTTATTAATTACTTCAGGATATGACATAGATTGCGTTGACTTCTTAATTTCATCTCTGGCTTTATGAGACTGTTGAGACTTTTTCACAGGTTTACTGTCCCACAAAGAATGTTCATGTTTTATAGGAATAGATGTTTCTCCAGAACTTCCAAATACAGGCTTAACAGATTTTATATCAAATTTTGGGATTTCGTCCAACTCATTCATTTTTATAAAAGAGTCGTCTTTACTCTCACTTCCAAATTTATCAGTGAGTGTGACCTGctccttttgaaaataatttgtttGATCTGACATTTCAAATTTATGAACAAGTTCTGAAAGGTCCACTTGCGGTATCTGAGCTGGCAGCTTGCTAACAGCAAATTCAGACTCCTCTGTGTCAGAGCCTAAACGTTCTGGAATGTCTATGGGATCCTTACGTACATATACTTTGTTTTCTTCTGATCTTCTAGCTTCTTCAAACATTTCTGTTATGTCCTTAACTGTTACAGACGTTACAGGAGATTCAGATTTTGATAACATATCTGAAACTGAAATTGGTGTGTCAATCTTGAGCTGACGTCGAAGAGTTGCTGGTGATGGAATAATTTCTGACCTCTTTTCTGCCATCTGAACATATATAGGCTGTGCAGATTGCAAAATTCCCTGTGACAGTTTTGCAGTGGTGTCTTTCAATTTGACAAGCTGATCATGACGTCTGCCCCTTGTCGGAGAGGATGAGGCTGAAGACGTGTGGATTCTGGATGTTGGCATTTCTATATTGAGCATTGGTAATGGTGGTGCATATAAAGCTTCTAATTGGACTGGGGATGGCGTACCATATGCTTTCTGAGAAAGTGGAGGAGAAGGAACAGTTCTAAGAGGTGATTCAGTGCGCCTAGCTGTTGACTCAATTGTGATAAAAGAAGGAGATGGTGATGCCATTCTCTTTGCTGGAGATTGGGCTCTCTGCTCTGCTAGTCTGCTTTCATTCACTTGTTCCCTTTTAATTTCGCATGCTTGGTCCTCTACATCGTCTTTCCCCTGCTTATCTAATTTGCAGGAGCCAATACTTATCTTGGATATTTTCTGTGAAGGCGAAGTAGAACGCAACATTTCAGTTTCCAGTTTTAAGCCAGAAATAGATATCAATGCTTTCTGTATTGATTCATCAAAATATGAAAGCTTAAGTAATGCTTTTTTCTTAAGCTGTGTTAGTTCTTTTTTCATATTTTGCAGATTATTTCCTTTGGAAGCTTTGATCAAGAGTTCATGACCATCAGTTAGCCAATTTGGAATTTTTTCCAAAAAGACTTTCATAGCATTTGAATCTATATTGGTATTCTCTCTCTCAAATTGAATCAACCTGATTAAAATATTTTGCAGTTCCTCACGCTTTTTATAACTATCACTAATTTCTACATAATCTTTTGAAGCTCCATTGTCAAATTCATTTTCACGCACAGCCATTTCTCTGCCTTCTTGGTTTTCCTGTCCTCGATCCTCAACGTGAACAGGGACTAGCCCGTGCTTACCACCTGTATTTATTGCGTAAGAACCTTGCTTCCCCGTTGTCTCTAAGGTTCTGCATTTAACGTCCGCTTGGTTTTCACCAATAGCCCTTTGCTTCAAATCAAGATCTATCGGCATGCCCAATGGGATTTGATTAACTGCATCACCTCTCTGTTGATCTTGTTCCCTTTGGATTTTTGGAATTGCCTTTCCCTGAGTCTTAACATGATGGACTTTTTCATGTGTCGCTTTTTTATATATGGTCTCATTGAGTTTCTTTTGTCGGATTTTCTCTTTGAAATTTTCTCTGCAGGACTGCTGACTATGCTGTAGCTCGCTCTTACTTTTCACATGTTCTCGCACCCTATTTCCTGCAAATGTTTGTGAAATTGTCATGCTTTCAATATTACAATCTCTATCTTCAGTCGCTGAATGACTAGACTCATTCTGAGCATTGTCTTGGCACTGCTCTTGCTTAACGACATCCACAAAGCCTTTCTGCTTTTGTTGAAACTGATGTTTAGCAGCAACTTTCTCTTGACTTTCCTTTTCTTCGGCTTTCGAAATACATTGTTCCATTTTGTATGACAATGTATTTTCCTTCTTTCCCTGCATTTTTTGAACACCTTTGGGGGTTGGAATAGTTTTAACTGTACATTTTGGCACTGCAATTGACCGAGGTTTTAGATGATCCGATTGTATTTGTGTCTTTTTGTGCTCCTTGTTCTGTTTAACATGTTCCCAACCAATATCTTTGGCTGAAGCTTTAAAAGCATTAAACATTGCTTCCTTATGAACCATTAAATCTGCAGAATTGTGTAAGATGTGATGCAGCTCCTCTGATGCAGATACCACTGAAGACTGGGAGGAAGAAGTAGATGTCACTGTTGATACTGGATGAACGGCATGTTCCACAGTGTTGGGACGACCTGGTTTTAGATGAACAGAATATCCCTCAAGAGAGGAACTTCCTGGTTTTAAATGAATGGGATATCCCTCTTCAGAGGAACTTCTTGGTTTAGGACGAATAGGATATCCCTCAATAGAGGGACCTCCTGGTTTTCGATAGATAGGATGTCCCTCAGCAGTGCGTCCTCCAAGTTTTGGATAAGGGGGATGTCCCTCAGCAGTGGCTCCCCCTAGTTTGAGAGGACCAGGTCTCACACCAGTAGGCATACTTACTGTTTCCATTACCTGAACACCAGGGGAATTTGGTTGACGATCAACAGCTAATGCCTCATTTGACAAAAGTGAAGACTTCACTGCAAGACTATTTTCAGATGCTCCTCCTGCAGAGAGCTTTGATTCTTCTGTTACCATCTTTCCTGCATTTACAGGCCAAGCCATTTTAGCAgctttatttttttccatttcttctctctcttttctGTACTTTTCTTCAGCTATCATTAAATGAGTTTTAAATCTCCGAGCAAAAGGTTTAGATTGTGGCTTTCCATGTTCTGCTGTAGGTGAAAGATCTGGTGGCACAAAAACTCTTTTTATAGTGGAAGGAGAGTTTTCCTCCTTTGGCTGATATGGTTTTTGTGCAGACTTTACCACTGTTTGCGGGAACGGAGATTGTACAGTCCGTGGACTGGAAGAATCCAGAACAATGGTTTCTTGTGTGGATTCTTGGCTCTGCTGTTCAGCATCCAGCTTTGATGATAGATAGTCCTCTGTTATAATTGCACCTGATTTTGAAATGGCTGGTGCTTTCTTCTTGAATTGCTCTTGTGATCTGACATATGCAAGATGTGGCATTTTCAACGTGGACACTGACTTTGAGGCCTTGTTTATGAGCTTTCTTCTTTGGAAGGGGGATTGTGGATAAGAAGGCAGCGGTGATAGTATATTGAATTCGGATGATGGAGGAAGATTTCCTGGAACAAAGTTTTCCTCGACAACAGTAACAGCAGGATGAGCAGGGAGAGGAGgcggaggaggaagaggagaagaAGGAAGTTCTGTTTCATACATTTCTGGTTTTAGATGGACtactggtggtggtggtggtgggagaggAAACATTTGACCATCATCTTCTAtcggaggaggaggtggagggggaggaagagagggttcAGCACAATAGAATGGAGTTGAAGACTCACCCTCTGGaaatgttctttttctctttttgaccTGACTTAATCCTTCCTTTCTACCTTTTCCACTTTTAGTATCTATGTCATTCGTAGCCATACTTGACTTTTCTAATGAAGTTGTGTCAGATTTGATTGTTGGCACAGATCCTTTATTTACTTGCTGTCTAAGGTTGTCAGTTTTATgcaatttttggacatttttaacTTTTACATCATTTTCTGTGAGAGGCTGAGATGCTGCCGATGTCTGAATTTTTTGACTGGACGCCTGGGCAATTTGCTGAATTACGTTGGTGCTTTGATTGGTCTGGGAGCTCATCACTTGTCCAGTAACAGCATTAGATCTTGCACAAATTTCAGTCTTTGATTTTTCAATTACTTTGGAAATTCTTGGTGACTGGAAGGAGCTCTGACCACCTGTTGAAACTGAAGCTAACTGCTGAGGTGTTTGCCTTTCGACTGAACCAAATAACTCTTTATTATCAACTGTGGATTTGATTCTGACCACTTGTACATTTTGAGCACCAATGTGCTGTGAAGTATTCGTGGTTCTATGAACATCTGAGATTGTCTTGCTGTCTTTCTTAACAACTTCATATTGATGTTGCTTATCAGATGGTGAAACAGTTTGAATTCTCTTTGTTGCATAACTTTGGACTGAATTATCCACTCTCTTTTTAATATTCTCAGTATTCCCAGGTTGTTTCACAATCTGTTTTCCCTGTATCCCTCTGTTAATTTGCTTTGTCATattcatcttattgatatcttgagCTGCTAAATGTGACTTTATGCAAGCCTGCAGATCTTCTTGATGCTTGATACCATTTGATTCATATTTCTGTTTCTGGCCTTCAATGGTATTGTGACTGACGGCAGCTGAACTGGCATGAAGCCGAACCTGTTGCTGTGGTGTATCAGGTAGTTTTGAGCTTGAAACTTTAACATTTCCTTTAGTGCTCTCCTGGTGTGGGACTCGATTTTTCTCAGAAGCTGCTTCCCATGCATTTGTCATTGTGTTATGAAAGTTCCCTTCCAACataattcctttttcaatgtgcTTCACTTTGCTTTCAGTCTCTTCCAAACATTTTGAAGCATTTTGGAAGTCATTGGATGCAACATCTTCCTCATTCTCTTTACTAATTAATGACTTTTCTATTGAATCTGTTGTGCCTTTCATCTCCCCTGGAATAAGTTCAAACTGTTTAATATACTTTTTCTGACCTTTTGCGTCTTCAAGAGATTTGAGAGTTGCAGATAAATTACCTCGTACAACTGGTTCCTTTTCAACAAGTATTGGTTGATTTATGGCCTGCTTGAGTGAATCCAAGGTTGCCTTTAAATTTCCAGGTATAATTTCTTCTTTCTCTACATTGGCTGATATATTTTGTCTTTCTGCCATGAAAGACAGCATTGCATTTTGGATATCGCCAGGTAAAATTTCAGATTCTGCAACTGTACGTTCAATTTGTGTTGGCTGCACATTAAGCATGTGTTTGGCAGCCTCGACATCACCAGGAATTATTTCCTTTGGCTCCTGATGAACTCCAGCAGTTTCATCAGTCTGTTGCTGAAGAAGTTTTAGATAGTCTAAGGCCCCTGATTCAATACATGTTGTGTAAAACTGAACATTTCCCTTTTCGGTGTCATTTATTTTAACTTTATGTGAAAATCCACTGCTCTGAGATGTGGTGGTAAGCTTATCAATTGCCCCTTGTACATCCCCTTTTATGACTTCATCTTGTTGAACCTTGGTAAGATCTGTTCTGTTGAGAAGAGAATAAATTGTCATTCTAATGTCCCCCTTTTCACTCTCTTGAATTAGAATTCCCTTTTTTGCAGAGGAGTCGTGATTTAAAAGATTGTTGATTACTTGCTGAATATTACAACCAATTATTTCCTCTTTACTTACATTAACTTCTGTTCTCTTCAAAAGCTGTGCTGTTGTCAAATGGATGCTGCCCTTTTCATCATGGTCAACAGTGATTCCTTTCTTCAGAGGCTCTTTCTTGGATAGTAATTGCATCATGATGTTTTGCAGATCTCCTCTGACGATCTGTTCTTTTTGTATCTCTGGGGACATTTGATTCAAAAGTTGATATTTAGCCATTTTGACATTGCCAACCTCATTGGCTTCAATGAGGATTCCTTGGGATTGAAGAATTTTGCAATCATACAGTGACTTCAGGGTTTCCTCAATACTTTTCCCCATTATTTCTGGCCTTTCTACTGGACTTTCATTGAATTGGTGCAAAGGTGTCGTTTCAAAAAGCCAAGTTGTGGTTTTAACATCTACTTGTGGAATATCTTCTCGAAATATTTTGGTagttgtttcatttatttcctgtaTGCTTTCCAATGGCTGCTTTTCAAAAAGCCAAATGGCCCGATTTACGTCTCCTTTTATTACATCTTCTCGTCCAACTGTCTCAATTTTCTTAAATTCTGAATCTTCACCTTTTAGCTCATCAATGGTGTGAGTTTCAAAAAGCCAGGTGGCTGTCCTAACgttatcacattgaatttcacTGACACTCACTGTTCTAACATACTTTTGATGAGCTTCGGATTCAAACAGCTGGGTGCTTGATCTCACATCaccaccttgcacatcacatatTGTTTTAGGGATTACTTTCTCGTGATCTGTGATCTTATCCAGTGCCTGTGTTTCAAATCTCCAACGTGCAGAAGTAACATCTCCTTTTTCAATATCCTCCTGAGTCACAGCTTTAATGACATAGACTTCATCATTTTCATTAATTAAGTCAAGCGGCTTAGTTTCAAACAACCACCTGGTTCCTCGCACATCCCCGCTGATCACTTCCTCTTTCCGAACAGTTGTAACTTCATGATAACCTCCTTCCTTATCTTTGATAGCATATAGCGGCTGAGATTCAAACAACATAGTGTAGTTTTTGACATCTCCCTTTTCTATTTCATCCATACTAACTTTTCTAAAGTCTGTCGTCTCTGACGATTCTTCTTTAATCTGATCCAGTGAAAAGGTCTCAAAAATGAAACGTCCTTTACCAACGTCCCCACCCTGAACATCCATGATTGTGTGGAGATTTTCTTTACCTTCAGATTTTTCTCTTATTGTATCTATGGGATGATTTTCAAAAAGCCAAGTACAGTTAATGACATTACCCTTCTGAATACCTTCTGCTGTTGTGGATCTAATTTTCTTTAAAGTCTCTCCTGAACTGGAGTTGATCAAATCAAGGGACTCATTTTCAAAGATCCATTTCTTACGAGATACATCCCCTGAATGAATATCTATTTCAGTTATTTGTTTGAACTCTTCCTTCTTTTCCGCTTGTATATTTCCCAGCGGTTCAGTCTCAAACAGAAACCTGGCTAATTGAACATCACTTCCCCGTACCTCTTCCTGTTGAATGGTTTGCATTGTGACAATTGACTCTGAATGATCTTTTATTGCATCTAAAGGTTGTGTTTCAAATAACCATGTATATGTTTTTACATCGCCtttctcaatctcattcacttcaTTTTTAACATCTACTTTTTCATAGAGAGCATCCATTGGCTGTG of the Narcine bancroftii isolate sNarBan1 chromosome 4, sNarBan1.hap1, whole genome shotgun sequence genome contains:
- the xirp2b gene encoding xin actin-binding repeat-containing protein 2 isoform X1; protein product: MENGLETRMLVIKAQKNNLASPITIQEAELTQDDVVKEDLQAARRIERFSIPLDDLKMLFEKPGIPRNSRKELRSGSSPFLPSKQQLGNLSECRVSGDLKKTMDGKETSNVAVTSDEPSQSDSVHLDIQETVSLKERLAMYQAAVSKKESSCPSVVGPEEEARALPGGLASVKKQFESQGITSSHSSAAHHQYQQRSVQDVTNTNEIVMNSSSKKAKQRDDTVQTNEQHLSYQMETVSVIEQNTLQSSAVDFENYINVDGMTEDEMPKISTQVLKQQFEKSAQPTQMATNTTKQIKAEHNFQEMEWPHIVSAANISTAVGKITEIASLREIDSADAPFSFSSSHHGGMEEFPPPPPDLLNTPPEFSLSQSPEQSPLSRKEVIPKDLYTKQRNLYELKRLYKHLNPEMRRNLEKEFIQEISEIVTNETEGNQAVGDVQQARYVFEHTGLSPQKCASPEREYLEWDEILKGEVQSMRWMFETQPLDSIKDESPDESNGKCISQQEMIPGGDVRYTTWMFETQPMDTLSISLADSMETTGKIPELARGDVRTATWLFETQPLDSMNKMYQESDQTTEISATKDITAGDVKTTRYLFETQSLDTLGHLDSVDETNFLQLKSEMEEIKGNVKKTSKLFETQPLYVIRDQSGHVLEIKTVKREEIERGDVKTARWQFETKPLDMINKDASNIKVVCGISREEVNQGGVNRAKWLFEMHPLDSIKEQIETDSSIKCKEEILGADVSKQCWMFETQPFDSLKDNDNARPIETEEIIGGNVRSAKHLFETVLMDTSDVGKLKSTIASEEERGNVRHHTWIFETQPLEMIGEEKEKGIKSIHLEEIQKGDVTNYRQVFETMNLSHVDESKKIHVDGVTHGAVQSNRTFFETTPLFAMQDNAGYYHEVKTVRREEIVRGAVRTCRWMFETTPIDQFDESIQKFQIIKGISKEEVQSGDVKTAKWLFETQPLDAIKYLSNVEGEEIVTKELDVIKGDVQTCRWLFETQPMDALYEKVDVKNEVNEIEKGDVKTYTWLFETQPLDAIKDHSESIVTMQTIQQEEVRGSDVQLARFLFETEPLGNIQAEKKEEFKQITEIDIHSGDVSRKKWIFENESLDLINSSSGETLKKIRSTTAEGIQKGNVINCTWLFENHPIDTIREKSEGKENLHTIMDVQGGDVGKGRFIFETFSLDQIKEESSETTDFRKVSMDEIEKGDVKNYTMLFESQPLYAIKDKEGGYHEVTTVRKEEVISGDVRGTRWLFETKPLDLINENDEVYVIKAVTQEDIEKGDVTSARWRFETQALDKITDHEKVIPKTICDVQGGDVRSSTQLFESEAHQKYVRTVSVSEIQCDNVRTATWLFETHTIDELKGEDSEFKKIETVGREDVIKGDVNRAIWLFEKQPLESIQEINETTTKIFREDIPQVDVKTTTWLFETTPLHQFNESPVERPEIMGKSIEETLKSLYDCKILQSQGILIEANEVGNVKMAKYQLLNQMSPEIQKEQIVRGDLQNIMMQLLSKKEPLKKGITVDHDEKGSIHLTTAQLLKRTEVNVSKEEIIGCNIQQVINNLLNHDSSAKKGILIQESEKGDIRMTIYSLLNRTDLTKVQQDEVIKGDVQGAIDKLTTTSQSSGFSHKVKINDTEKGNVQFYTTCIESGALDYLKLLQQQTDETAGVHQEPKEIIPGDVEAAKHMLNVQPTQIERTVAESEILPGDIQNAMLSFMAERQNISANVEKEEIIPGNLKATLDSLKQAINQPILVEKEPVVRGNLSATLKSLEDAKGQKKYIKQFELIPGEMKGTTDSIEKSLISKENEEDVASNDFQNASKCLEETESKVKHIEKGIMLEGNFHNTMTNAWEAASEKNRVPHQESTKGNVKVSSSKLPDTPQQQVRLHASSAAVSHNTIEGQKQKYESNGIKHQEDLQACIKSHLAAQDINKMNMTKQINRGIQGKQIVKQPGNTENIKKRVDNSVQSYATKRIQTVSPSDKQHQYEVVKKDSKTISDVHRTTNTSQHIGAQNVQVVRIKSTVDNKELFGSVERQTPQQLASVSTGGQSSFQSPRISKVIEKSKTEICARSNAVTGQVMSSQTNQSTNVIQQIAQASSQKIQTSAASQPLTENDVKVKNVQKLHKTDNLRQQVNKGSVPTIKSDTTSLEKSSMATNDIDTKSGKGRKEGLSQVKKRKRTFPEGESSTPFYCAEPSLPPPPPPPPIEDDGQMFPLPPPPPPVVHLKPEMYETELPSSPLPPPPPLPAHPAVTVVEENFVPGNLPPSSEFNILSPLPSYPQSPFQRRKLINKASKSVSTLKMPHLAYVRSQEQFKKKAPAISKSGAIITEDYLSSKLDAEQQSQESTQETIVLDSSSPRTVQSPFPQTVVKSAQKPYQPKEENSPSTIKRVFVPPDLSPTAEHGKPQSKPFARRFKTHLMIAEEKYRKEREEMEKNKAAKMAWPVNAGKMVTEESKLSAGGASENSLAVKSSLLSNEALAVDRQPNSPGVQVMETVSMPTGVRPGPLKLGGATAEGHPPYPKLGGRTAEGHPIYRKPGGPSIEGYPIRPKPRSSSEEGYPIHLKPGSSSLEGYSVHLKPGRPNTVEHAVHPVSTVTSTSSSQSSVVSASEELHHILHNSADLMVHKEAMFNAFKASAKDIGWEHVKQNKEHKKTQIQSDHLKPRSIAVPKCTVKTIPTPKGVQKMQGKKENTLSYKMEQCISKAEEKESQEKVAAKHQFQQKQKGFVDVVKQEQCQDNAQNESSHSATEDRDCNIESMTISQTFAGNRVREHVKSKSELQHSQQSCRENFKEKIRQKKLNETIYKKATHEKVHHVKTQGKAIPKIQREQDQQRGDAVNQIPLGMPIDLDLKQRAIGENQADVKCRTLETTGKQGSYAINTGGKHGLVPVHVEDRGQENQEGREMAVRENEFDNGASKDYVEISDSYKKREELQNILIRLIQFERENTNIDSNAMKVFLEKIPNWLTDGHELLIKASKGNNLQNMKKELTQLKKKALLKLSYFDESIQKALISISGLKLETEMLRSTSPSQKISKISIGSCKLDKQGKDDVEDQACEIKREQVNESRLAEQRAQSPAKRMASPSPSFITIESTARRTESPLRTVPSPPLSQKAYGTPSPVQLEALYAPPLPMLNIEMPTSRIHTSSASSSPTRGRRHDQLVKLKDTTAKLSQGILQSAQPIYVQMAEKRSEIIPSPATLRRQLKIDTPISVSDMLSKSESPVTSVTVKDITEMFEEARRSEENKVYVRKDPIDIPERLGSDTEESEFAVSKLPAQIPQVDLSELVHKFEMSDQTNYFQKEQVTLTDKFGSESKDDSFIKMNELDEIPKFDIKSVKPVFGSSGETSIPIKHEHSLWDSKPVKKSQQSHKARDEIKKSTQSMSYPEVINKQFTRVDNFETKAIGSRSNIQHSKGFSGVDSRHAPPTYDDVISGQLLDISKGETPEELLKNFQKTWQESERVFRSLGYISDTNETVWREDVLQEHVAVTENTGSCQGDLHSLPQDSISHGMSDCRQANLS
- the xirp2b gene encoding xin actin-binding repeat-containing protein 2 isoform X3, whose protein sequence is MNTEELRSGSSPFLPSKQQLGNLSECRVSGDLKKTMDGKETSNVAVTSDEPSQSDSVHLDIQETVSLKERLAMYQAAVSKKESSCPSVVGPEEEARALPGGLASVKKQFESQGITSSHSSAAHHQYQQRSVQDVTNTNEIVMNSSSKKAKQRDDTVQTNEQHLSYQMETVSVIEQNTLQSSAVDFENYINVDGMTEDEMPKISTQVLKQQFEKSAQPTQMATNTTKQIKAEHNFQEMEWPHIVSAANISTAVGKITEIASLREIDSADAPFSFSSSHHGGMEEFPPPPPDLLNTPPEFSLSQSPEQSPLSRKEVIPKDLYTKQRNLYELKRLYKHLNPEMRRNLEKEFIQEISEIVTNETEGNQAVGDVQQARYVFEHTGLSPQKCASPEREYLEWDEILKGEVQSMRWMFETQPLDSIKDESPDESNGKCISQQEMIPGGDVRYTTWMFETQPMDTLSISLADSMETTGKIPELARGDVRTATWLFETQPLDSMNKMYQESDQTTEISATKDITAGDVKTTRYLFETQSLDTLGHLDSVDETNFLQLKSEMEEIKGNVKKTSKLFETQPLYVIRDQSGHVLEIKTVKREEIERGDVKTARWQFETKPLDMINKDASNIKVVCGISREEVNQGGVNRAKWLFEMHPLDSIKEQIETDSSIKCKEEILGADVSKQCWMFETQPFDSLKDNDNARPIETEEIIGGNVRSAKHLFETVLMDTSDVGKLKSTIASEEERGNVRHHTWIFETQPLEMIGEEKEKGIKSIHLEEIQKGDVTNYRQVFETMNLSHVDESKKIHVDGVTHGAVQSNRTFFETTPLFAMQDNAGYYHEVKTVRREEIVRGAVRTCRWMFETTPIDQFDESIQKFQIIKGISKEEVQSGDVKTAKWLFETQPLDAIKYLSNVEGEEIVTKELDVIKGDVQTCRWLFETQPMDALYEKVDVKNEVNEIEKGDVKTYTWLFETQPLDAIKDHSESIVTMQTIQQEEVRGSDVQLARFLFETEPLGNIQAEKKEEFKQITEIDIHSGDVSRKKWIFENESLDLINSSSGETLKKIRSTTAEGIQKGNVINCTWLFENHPIDTIREKSEGKENLHTIMDVQGGDVGKGRFIFETFSLDQIKEESSETTDFRKVSMDEIEKGDVKNYTMLFESQPLYAIKDKEGGYHEVTTVRKEEVISGDVRGTRWLFETKPLDLINENDEVYVIKAVTQEDIEKGDVTSARWRFETQALDKITDHEKVIPKTICDVQGGDVRSSTQLFESEAHQKYVRTVSVSEIQCDNVRTATWLFETHTIDELKGEDSEFKKIETVGREDVIKGDVNRAIWLFEKQPLESIQEINETTTKIFREDIPQVDVKTTTWLFETTPLHQFNESPVERPEIMGKSIEETLKSLYDCKILQSQGILIEANEVGNVKMAKYQLLNQMSPEIQKEQIVRGDLQNIMMQLLSKKEPLKKGITVDHDEKGSIHLTTAQLLKRTEVNVSKEEIIGCNIQQVINNLLNHDSSAKKGILIQESEKGDIRMTIYSLLNRTDLTKVQQDEVIKGDVQGAIDKLTTTSQSSGFSHKVKINDTEKGNVQFYTTCIESGALDYLKLLQQQTDETAGVHQEPKEIIPGDVEAAKHMLNVQPTQIERTVAESEILPGDIQNAMLSFMAERQNISANVEKEEIIPGNLKATLDSLKQAINQPILVEKEPVVRGNLSATLKSLEDAKGQKKYIKQFELIPGEMKGTTDSIEKSLISKENEEDVASNDFQNASKCLEETESKVKHIEKGIMLEGNFHNTMTNAWEAASEKNRVPHQESTKGNVKVSSSKLPDTPQQQVRLHASSAAVSHNTIEGQKQKYESNGIKHQEDLQACIKSHLAAQDINKMNMTKQINRGIQGKQIVKQPGNTENIKKRVDNSVQSYATKRIQTVSPSDKQHQYEVVKKDSKTISDVHRTTNTSQHIGAQNVQVVRIKSTVDNKELFGSVERQTPQQLASVSTGGQSSFQSPRISKVIEKSKTEICARSNAVTGQVMSSQTNQSTNVIQQIAQASSQKIQTSAASQPLTENDVKVKNVQKLHKTDNLRQQVNKGSVPTIKSDTTSLEKSSMATNDIDTKSGKGRKEGLSQVKKRKRTFPEGESSTPFYCAEPSLPPPPPPPPIEDDGQMFPLPPPPPPVVHLKPEMYETELPSSPLPPPPPLPAHPAVTVVEENFVPGNLPPSSEFNILSPLPSYPQSPFQRRKLINKASKSVSTLKMPHLAYVRSQEQFKKKAPAISKSGAIITEDYLSSKLDAEQQSQESTQETIVLDSSSPRTVQSPFPQTVVKSAQKPYQPKEENSPSTIKRVFVPPDLSPTAEHGKPQSKPFARRFKTHLMIAEEKYRKEREEMEKNKAAKMAWPVNAGKMVTEESKLSAGGASENSLAVKSSLLSNEALAVDRQPNSPGVQVMETVSMPTGVRPGPLKLGGATAEGHPPYPKLGGRTAEGHPIYRKPGGPSIEGYPIRPKPRSSSEEGYPIHLKPGSSSLEGYSVHLKPGRPNTVEHAVHPVSTVTSTSSSQSSVVSASEELHHILHNSADLMVHKEAMFNAFKASAKDIGWEHVKQNKEHKKTQIQSDHLKPRSIAVPKCTVKTIPTPKGVQKMQGKKENTLSYKMEQCISKAEEKESQEKVAAKHQFQQKQKGFVDVVKQEQCQDNAQNESSHSATEDRDCNIESMTISQTFAGNRVREHVKSKSELQHSQQSCRENFKEKIRQKKLNETIYKKATHEKVHHVKTQGKAIPKIQREQDQQRGDAVNQIPLGMPIDLDLKQRAIGENQADVKCRTLETTGKQGSYAINTGGKHGLVPVHVEDRGQENQEGREMAVRENEFDNGASKDYVEISDSYKKREELQNILIRLIQFERENTNIDSNAMKVFLEKIPNWLTDGHELLIKASKGNNLQNMKKELTQLKKKALLKLSYFDESIQKALISISGLKLETEMLRSTSPSQKISKISIGSCKLDKQGKDDVEDQACEIKREQVNESRLAEQRAQSPAKRMASPSPSFITIESTARRTESPLRTVPSPPLSQKAYGTPSPVQLEALYAPPLPMLNIEMPTSRIHTSSASSSPTRGRRHDQLVKLKDTTAKLSQGILQSAQPIYVQMAEKRSEIIPSPATLRRQLKIDTPISVSDMLSKSESPVTSVTVKDITEMFEEARRSEENKVYVRKDPIDIPERLGSDTEESEFAVSKLPAQIPQVDLSELVHKFEMSDQTNYFQKEQVTLTDKFGSESKDDSFIKMNELDEIPKFDIKSVKPVFGSSGETSIPIKHEHSLWDSKPVKKSQQSHKARDEIKKSTQSMSYPEVINKQFTRVDNFETKAIGSRSNIQHSKGFSGVDSRHAPPTYDDVISGQLLDISKGETPEELLKNFQKTWQESERVFRSLGYISDTNETVWREDVLQEHVAVTENTGSCQGDLHSLPQDSISHGMSDCRQANLS